A stretch of the Musa acuminata AAA Group cultivar baxijiao chromosome BXJ2-7, Cavendish_Baxijiao_AAA, whole genome shotgun sequence genome encodes the following:
- the LOC135616842 gene encoding NADH dehydrogenase [ubiquinone] flavoprotein 2, mitochondrial-like, translating to MGLSKLRTTCWLPIRSFPNTPPGSDLSLSHSLSGDATMLSSAASLASKRLLAISRFLRSSSPVAFAPARSFSTALNYHLDSPDSNSDLPWDFSEANKEKVKEILSHYPSNYKQSAVIPLLDLAQQQHGGWLPLSAMNVIAKVIEVAPIRVYEVATFYSMFNRTKVGKYHLLVCGTTPCMIRGSREIEEALLKHLGVKRNEVTKDGMFSVGEMECMGCCVNAPMITVADYSNGSEGYTYNYYEDVTPKRVVEIVEMLRRGEKPPVGTQNPDRIRSGPAGGNTSLLGEPKPPPCRDLDAC from the exons ATGGGTCTTAGCAAACTGAGGACGACGTGCTGGCTGCCCATTCGGTCCTTTCCTAATACACCGCCCGGTTCCGATTTaagtctctctcactctctctcgggAGATGCCACCATGTTGTCGTCGGCGGCGTCCCTCGCTTCCAAACGCCTCCTCGCGATCAGTCGATTTCTCCGCTCCTCCTCTCCG GTTGCATTCGCCCCCGCCAGATCTTTCTCCACTGCTTTGAACTAC CACCTTGATTCGCCTGACAGCAATTCGGATCTTCCATGGGACTTTAGTGAAGCAAATAAGGAAAAG GTCAAGGAGATACTCTCCCATTATCCTTCCAACTATAAGCAGTCTGCTGTTATTCCACTGTTGgatcttgcacagcagcaacatgGCGGATGGTTACCACTGTCTGCAATGAATGTG ATTGCTAAAGTTATAGAGGTTGCTCCTATTCGTGTGTATGAAGTTGCAACTTTCTATTCGATGTTTAATCGGACAAAG GTTGGTAAGTATCATCTTTTGGTTTGTGGAACAACGCCCTGTATGATACGTGGATCTCGTGAGATTGAAGAAGCCCTGCTAAAACACCTGGGTGTTAAACGCAATG AAGTGACCAAGGATGGAATGTTTTCTGTTGGTGAAATGGAGTGCATG GGCTGTTGTGTTAATGCTCCAATGATCACTGTGGCTGACTACAGCAATGGTTCAGAAGGATATACATACAATTATTAT GAAGATGTTACACCCAAACGAGTAGTTGAGATTGTTGAGATGTTGAGAAGGGGAGAAAAACCTCCA GTAGGGACGCAAAATCCTGATCGCATTAGGAGCGGACCAGCTGGAGGGAACACTAGCTTGCTCGGGGAGCCAAAGCCTCCACCGTGCAGGGATCTGGATGCCTGCTGA
- the LOC103990360 gene encoding light-inducible protein CPRF2 isoform X1, which yields MLFSEIQRCGGEMEWAMKISDDAWASSLAAPTPADGDDHRGPRFAMNQSPLEWQLENVVAAPTSPTSPSPTPDHIPKSISCAPPSDPCGGAVQDGEMMEIETPVSVDDQPSNPFAGVDPQEYASLLKRKLDLYCAAVAMSRRSSNADLPSSPALDSSQYGSQTPTRDSGSTGLPSFTEMKNSTVSGKPVASGSTTHLSDDDELEEEADTTKNADGVHMKRMKRMLSNRESARRSRRRKQEHLNELEAQVSQLRVENSSLLKRLTNMNEKYNEAAADNRVLKADVETLKAKVKMAEDTLGRVTGKSPPLYRALSPISTINMPCTGNSSSDATSDTAVVIQDDSTQFSQALAHDKKSNTCLLELASASLIKDVTHGTAARGKRNRAASMKRVASLENLQNRICRRRSPCTPVQVDAAAWDPEAILDNKNQE from the exons ATGTTGTTTAGCGAGATTCAGAGGTGTGGAGGAGAGATGGAGTGGGCGATGAAGATCTCCGACGATGCCTGGGCCTCCTCCCTCGCGGCGCCGACACCAGCGGACGGCGACGACCATCGAGGGCCACGCTTTGCGATGAATCAGAGCCCGCTGGAATGGCAATTGGAGAACGTTGTTGCCGCACCTACCAGCCCCACCAGCCCTAGCCCGACTCCGGATCACATCCCTAAGTCTATTTCCTGTGCTCCTCCCTCTGATCCTTGCGGTGGAGCGGTGCAGGATGGTGAGATGATGGAGATCGAGACCCCTGTTTCCGTCGATGATCAGCCATCCAATCCCTTCGCTGGCGTCGATCCACAGGAGTACGCCTCGCTTCTGAAGCGGAAGCTTGATCTGTACTGCGCCGCAGTTGCCATGTCTCGTCGG AGTTCTAATGCAGATCTCCCAAGTTCACCAGCTTTAGATTCTTCACAGTATGGATCTCAGACACCTACGAGGG ATAGTGGATCTACTGGGCTTCCATCTTTTACTGAAATGAAGAACTCAACTGTCTCAGGGAAGCCAGTTGCCAGTGGATCAACCACACATCTGTCAGATGATGATGAACTTGAGGAGGAGGCAGATACAACTAAGAATGCAGATGGTGTGCATATGAAACGTATGAAGAG GATGCTTTCAAATAGAGAATCAGCAAGACGTtcaagaaggagaaaacaagaacATCTGAATGAGCTTGAGGCACAA GTCTCACAAttgagagttgagaactcatcaCTTTTAAAGCGTCTTACTAACATGAACGAGAAGTACAATGAAGCTGCTGCTGATAACAGGGTACTAAAAGCAGATGTGGAAACTTTGAAAGCCAAG GTGAAGATGGCAGAGGACACCTTAGGTAGGGTAACCGGCAAGAGTCCTCCACTTTATCGGGCGCTTTCTCCCATTTCAACGATTAACATGCCCTGCACTGGGAACTCCTCATCTGATGCCACTTCTGATACTGCTGTTGTAATCCAAGATGACTCAACTCAATTCTCCCAGGCTTTGGCACACGACAAGAAGTCCAACACTTGCTTACTGGAACTCGCCTCTGCGTCACTGATCAAAGATGTCACACATGGGACTGCAGCCagagggaagaggaatcgagcTGCTTCCATGAAACGGGTGGCCAGCTTGGAGAACCTTCAGAATCGGATCTGCAGAAGACGCAGTCCCTGCACGCCGGTGCAGGTGGATGCTGCTGCATGGGATCCTGAGGCCATTCTTGACAACAAGAACCAAGAATAA
- the LOC103990360 gene encoding basic leucine zipper 63 isoform X3: MLFSEIQRCGGEMEWAMKISDDAWASSLAAPTPADGDDHRGPRFAMNQSPLEWQLENVVAAPTSPTSPSPTPDHIPKSISCAPPSDPCGGAVQDGEMMEIETPVSVDDQPSNPFAGVDPQEYASLLKRKLDLYCAAVAMSRRSSNADLPSSPALDSSQYGSQTPTRGKPVASGSTTHLSDDDELEEEADTTKNADGVHMKRMKRMLSNRESARRSRRRKQEHLNELEAQVSQLRVENSSLLKRLTNMNEKYNEAAADNRVLKADVETLKAKVKMAEDTLGRVTGKSPPLYRALSPISTINMPCTGNSSSDATSDTAVVIQDDSTQFSQALAHDKKSNTCLLELASASLIKDVTHGTAARGKRNRAASMKRVASLENLQNRICRRRSPCTPVQVDAAAWDPEAILDNKNQE, from the exons ATGTTGTTTAGCGAGATTCAGAGGTGTGGAGGAGAGATGGAGTGGGCGATGAAGATCTCCGACGATGCCTGGGCCTCCTCCCTCGCGGCGCCGACACCAGCGGACGGCGACGACCATCGAGGGCCACGCTTTGCGATGAATCAGAGCCCGCTGGAATGGCAATTGGAGAACGTTGTTGCCGCACCTACCAGCCCCACCAGCCCTAGCCCGACTCCGGATCACATCCCTAAGTCTATTTCCTGTGCTCCTCCCTCTGATCCTTGCGGTGGAGCGGTGCAGGATGGTGAGATGATGGAGATCGAGACCCCTGTTTCCGTCGATGATCAGCCATCCAATCCCTTCGCTGGCGTCGATCCACAGGAGTACGCCTCGCTTCTGAAGCGGAAGCTTGATCTGTACTGCGCCGCAGTTGCCATGTCTCGTCGG AGTTCTAATGCAGATCTCCCAAGTTCACCAGCTTTAGATTCTTCACAGTATGGATCTCAGACACCTACGAGGG GGAAGCCAGTTGCCAGTGGATCAACCACACATCTGTCAGATGATGATGAACTTGAGGAGGAGGCAGATACAACTAAGAATGCAGATGGTGTGCATATGAAACGTATGAAGAG GATGCTTTCAAATAGAGAATCAGCAAGACGTtcaagaaggagaaaacaagaacATCTGAATGAGCTTGAGGCACAA GTCTCACAAttgagagttgagaactcatcaCTTTTAAAGCGTCTTACTAACATGAACGAGAAGTACAATGAAGCTGCTGCTGATAACAGGGTACTAAAAGCAGATGTGGAAACTTTGAAAGCCAAG GTGAAGATGGCAGAGGACACCTTAGGTAGGGTAACCGGCAAGAGTCCTCCACTTTATCGGGCGCTTTCTCCCATTTCAACGATTAACATGCCCTGCACTGGGAACTCCTCATCTGATGCCACTTCTGATACTGCTGTTGTAATCCAAGATGACTCAACTCAATTCTCCCAGGCTTTGGCACACGACAAGAAGTCCAACACTTGCTTACTGGAACTCGCCTCTGCGTCACTGATCAAAGATGTCACACATGGGACTGCAGCCagagggaagaggaatcgagcTGCTTCCATGAAACGGGTGGCCAGCTTGGAGAACCTTCAGAATCGGATCTGCAGAAGACGCAGTCCCTGCACGCCGGTGCAGGTGGATGCTGCTGCATGGGATCCTGAGGCCATTCTTGACAACAAGAACCAAGAATAA
- the LOC103990360 gene encoding light-inducible protein CPRF2 isoform X2, protein MLFSEIQRCGGEMEWAMKISDDAWASSLAAPTPADGDDHRGPRFAMNQSPLEWQLENVVAAPTSPTSPSPTPDHIPKSISCAPPSDPCGGAVQDGEMMEIETPVSVDDQPSNPFAGVDPQEYASLLKRKLDLYCAAVAMSRRSSNADLPSSPALDSSQYGSQTPTRDSGSTGLPSFTEMKNSTVSGKPVASGSTTHLSDDDELEEEADTTKNADGVHMKRMKRMLSNRESARRSRRRKQEHLNELEVSQLRVENSSLLKRLTNMNEKYNEAAADNRVLKADVETLKAKVKMAEDTLGRVTGKSPPLYRALSPISTINMPCTGNSSSDATSDTAVVIQDDSTQFSQALAHDKKSNTCLLELASASLIKDVTHGTAARGKRNRAASMKRVASLENLQNRICRRRSPCTPVQVDAAAWDPEAILDNKNQE, encoded by the exons ATGTTGTTTAGCGAGATTCAGAGGTGTGGAGGAGAGATGGAGTGGGCGATGAAGATCTCCGACGATGCCTGGGCCTCCTCCCTCGCGGCGCCGACACCAGCGGACGGCGACGACCATCGAGGGCCACGCTTTGCGATGAATCAGAGCCCGCTGGAATGGCAATTGGAGAACGTTGTTGCCGCACCTACCAGCCCCACCAGCCCTAGCCCGACTCCGGATCACATCCCTAAGTCTATTTCCTGTGCTCCTCCCTCTGATCCTTGCGGTGGAGCGGTGCAGGATGGTGAGATGATGGAGATCGAGACCCCTGTTTCCGTCGATGATCAGCCATCCAATCCCTTCGCTGGCGTCGATCCACAGGAGTACGCCTCGCTTCTGAAGCGGAAGCTTGATCTGTACTGCGCCGCAGTTGCCATGTCTCGTCGG AGTTCTAATGCAGATCTCCCAAGTTCACCAGCTTTAGATTCTTCACAGTATGGATCTCAGACACCTACGAGGG ATAGTGGATCTACTGGGCTTCCATCTTTTACTGAAATGAAGAACTCAACTGTCTCAGGGAAGCCAGTTGCCAGTGGATCAACCACACATCTGTCAGATGATGATGAACTTGAGGAGGAGGCAGATACAACTAAGAATGCAGATGGTGTGCATATGAAACGTATGAAGAG GATGCTTTCAAATAGAGAATCAGCAAGACGTtcaagaaggagaaaacaagaacATCTGAATGAGCTTGAG GTCTCACAAttgagagttgagaactcatcaCTTTTAAAGCGTCTTACTAACATGAACGAGAAGTACAATGAAGCTGCTGCTGATAACAGGGTACTAAAAGCAGATGTGGAAACTTTGAAAGCCAAG GTGAAGATGGCAGAGGACACCTTAGGTAGGGTAACCGGCAAGAGTCCTCCACTTTATCGGGCGCTTTCTCCCATTTCAACGATTAACATGCCCTGCACTGGGAACTCCTCATCTGATGCCACTTCTGATACTGCTGTTGTAATCCAAGATGACTCAACTCAATTCTCCCAGGCTTTGGCACACGACAAGAAGTCCAACACTTGCTTACTGGAACTCGCCTCTGCGTCACTGATCAAAGATGTCACACATGGGACTGCAGCCagagggaagaggaatcgagcTGCTTCCATGAAACGGGTGGCCAGCTTGGAGAACCTTCAGAATCGGATCTGCAGAAGACGCAGTCCCTGCACGCCGGTGCAGGTGGATGCTGCTGCATGGGATCCTGAGGCCATTCTTGACAACAAGAACCAAGAATAA
- the LOC135616845 gene encoding GDP-mannose 3,5-epimerase 1-like, with protein sequence MGSTGHEGTAYGAYTYENLEREPYWPYEKLRISITGAGGFIASHIARRLKSEGHYIIASDWKKNEHMTEDMFCHEFHLVDLRVMDNCLKVTSGADHVFNLAADMGGMGFIQSNHSVIMYNNTMISFNMLEAARINGVKRFFYASSACIYPEFKQLETNVSLKESDAWPAEPQDAYGLEKLATEELCKHYNKDFGIECRIGRFHNIYGPFGTWKGGREKAPAAFCRKALTSTDRFEMWGDGLQTRSFTFIDECVEGVLRLTKSDFREPVNIGSDEMVSMNEMVEIVLSFEDKKLPIHHIPGPEGVRGRNSDNNLIKEKLGWAPTMKLKDGLRITYFWIKEQIEKEKFQGLDTAIYGSSKVVGTQAPVQLGSLRAADGKE encoded by the exons ATGGGCAGCACCGGGCATGAGGGAACCGCTTATGGTGCTTACACTTACGAGAACTTGGAGAGAGAACCATATTGGCCTTACGAAAAGCTCCGAATCTCCATCACCGGTGCCGGAGGCTTCATCGCCTCCCACATCGCGAGGCGTTTGAAGAGTGAGGGACACTACATCATCGCTTCCGATTGGAAGAAGAATGAGCACATGACCGAAGACATGTTCTGCCATGAGTTCCATCTCGTCGATCTAAGGGTCATGGACAACTGCCTCAAGGTCACTAGTGGCGCTGACCATGTATTCAACCTTGCTGCTGATATGGGAGGAATGGGTTTCATCCAGTCCAACCACTCTGTCATCATGTACAATAATACTATGATCAGCTTTAACATGCTTGAAGCTGCAAGAATCAATGGTGTCAAAAG GTTCTTTTATGCTTCCAGTGCTTGCATCTATCCTGAATTCAAGCAGCTGGAGACAAATGTTAGTTTGAAGGAGTCTGATGCTTGGCCTGCTGAG CCTCAAGATGCTTATGGTTTGGAGAAGCTGGCAACAGAGGAGTTGTGCAAGCACTACAACAAGGACTTTGGTATCGAATGTCGCATTGGTCGGTTCCATAACATATATGGCCCCTTTGGAACATGGAAAG GTGGAAGGGAGAAGGCACCTGCTGCTTTCTGCAGAAAGGCTCTCACTTCTACGGATAGATTTGAGATGTGGGGTGATGGTTTGCAAACCCGATCCTTCACTTTCATTGATGAATGTGTGGAAGGTGTTTTAAG ATTGACCAAGTCAGACTTTCGGGAGCCGGTGAACATTGGAAGTGATGAAATGGTGAGCATGAATGAGATGGTGGAAATTGTTCTTAGCTTTGAGGACAAGAAGCTTCCCATCCATCACATTCCTGGTCCAGAGGGTGTTCGTGGTCGAAACTCAGACAACAATCTGATCAAGGAGAAGCTGGGATGGGCTCCAACTATGAAATTGAAG GATGGGCTGAGGATCACATACTTCTGGATCAAGGAACAAAtcgaaaaggagaagttccagggCCTTGACACAGCAATCTATGGTTCATCAAAGGTGGTGGGAACTCAAGCACCTGTGCAGCTGGGATCACTTCGTGCAGCTGATGGAAAAGAATGA
- the LOC135616846 gene encoding protein gar2-like: MPPKKRVVKTVRKTVPKSKSKTPVAPAPAAAAPADDNPSPPAAASDIPSTPVPAAAAEVATPPPSSTASETPVSELVEPTPEPPVPVAAPEPSETPFAAVPEAVPEPSEPSATDASPAVEETQVAAAVPSEAPKKTIVRVRKVIKKKIIKKRIPKVVSSAKKDSLQPPTEAADLETPVTESGLQNPSSDVAVGGATQTENVGFEEQKDVALEEEKDVPLQDKEERQEEAVTTAADEEAGMSERQNRRKTEIFIGGLGRDVKEEDLRMVFGKVGEIVEIRMMMDGQTGKNKGFAFLRYKDAAQAKKAVSEFSKVEVCGKICGAAALEGNDTIFLGNIDKKWKKEDVIKMLQDIGIEKIDTVTVMADPYNADTNRGFAFLELETNRDAHLAYRKLQKKDVFGKGRNIKVAWAEPLNDPDEEQMQKVKSVYVEGIPSSWHETKLREIFKKFGEIERIVHSRDIQSAKRKDFAFVNYSTREAALSCIESFEKEELTENGSKVNIKVSLAKPVQKGKQNKGFLKSTSTEKDKLKPVQRQVKASVSSYKGKSSERDHNASGEDKKTSTTNELLQVLREQAAWKQGQVGYARGPAVQDYSHIAAGGKRAFSYMGEDAAYSDVRGYPRARLDSSFPVSSSSYGAHPHGLPGSSLPYYQHQSVGYPSGTRYGVAEHSSTFQRQGVPPPYGGSMYSRYS, from the exons ATGCCTCCGAAGAAGCGAGTCGTCAAAACCGTGCGCAAAACCGTCCCCAAGTCCAAATCCAAAACCCCCGTCGCccccgcccccgccgccgccgcccccgccGACGATAACCCCTCCCCTCCCGCTGCCGCTTCCGACATCCCTAGCACCCCCGTTCCGGCCGCAGCCGCCGAGGTAGCCACACCGCCCCCGTCCTCGACCGCCTCCGAAACCCCCGTTTCCGAGCTCGTCGAACCCACCCCCGAGCCCCCCGTCCCTGTTGCTGCCCCGGAGCCCTCGGAAACCCCCTTCGCTGCTGTCCCCGAGGCTGTCCCGGAGCCCTCGGAACCTTCCGCCACTGACGCCTCCCCCGCAGTCGAGGAAACCCAGGTTGCAGCTGCGGTGCCATCTGAAGCGCCCAAGAAGACCATCGTCCGAGTGAGGAAGGTGATCAAGAAGAAAATCATCAAAAAGAGGATTCCGAAGGTGGTGTCGTcagctaagaaagattcgttgcaACCGCCGACAGAAGCCGCAGACCTAGAAACCCCGGTTACCGAATCGGGGCTTCAGAACCCTAGTTCTGATGTTGCAGTTGGAGGGGCGACACAGACGGAGAATGTTGGTTTCGAAGAGCAGAAGGATGTTGCTTTGGAAGAGGAGAAGGATGTTCCGCTGCAGGATAAGGAGGAAAGGCAAGAGGAGGCAGTGACAACTGCTGCTGATGAGGAGGCCGGGATGTCAGAACGGCAGAATAGGAGGAAGACAGAGATTTTTATTGGAGGACTCGGTAGAGATGTCAAGGAGGAGGATCTGAGGATGGTTTTTGGGAAGGTGGGCGAGATTGTGGAGATAAGAATGATGATGGATGGACAGACTGGGAAGAACAAGGGGTTTGCTTTTTTGAGGTACAAGGATGCAGCACAAGCTAAAAAGGCCGTTTCTGAATTCTCTAAAGTGGAG GTCTGTGGAAAGATTTGTGGGGCAGCTGCTCTTGAGGGGAATGATACTATATTTCTGGGAAACATTGATAAGAAATGGAAGAAAGAAGAT GTAATTAAGATGTTACAGGACATTGGAATTGAAAAGATTGACACTGTTACTGTTATGGCTGATCCCTATAATGCTGATACAAATCGtgggtttgcttttcttgagcttGAAACTAACAGAGATGCGCATCTTGCTTATAGAAAACTTCAGAAAAAAGATGTTTTTGGCAAAGGCCGAAACATCAAAGTTGCTTGGGCTGAACCATTAAATGATCCAGATGAAGAGCAAATGCAGAAG GTCAAATCAGTTTATGTAGAGGGCATACCATCTTCATGGCATGAAACCAAGTTGAGGGAGATCTTCAAAAAATTTGGGGAGATTGAGCGGATTGTCCACTCACGAGATATTCAGTCAGCTAAGAGAAAAGACTTTGCCTTTGTTAACTACAGCACTCGAGAGGCAGCTCTTTCCTGCATTGAATCATTTGAGAAGGAAGAGTTAACTGAGAATGGCTCAAAG GTGAACATTAAGGTATCATTGGCTAAGCCTGTGCAAAAAGGAAAGCAGAACAAAGGGTTCTTAAAGTCTACCAGTACAGAGAAGGATAAATTAAAACCAGTGCAAC GCCAAGTGAAAGCAAGTGTTTCTTCGTACAAGGGAAAGTCCTCTGAAAGAGATCACAATGCAAGTGGTGAAGACAAGAAGACTTCTACTACCAATGAACTCCTGCAGGTTTTGAGAGAACAGGCTGCATGGAAACAAGGACAAGTGGGTTATGCTAGAG GTCCTGCGGTCCAAGATTATTCACATATTGCGGCTGGAGGGAAACGTGCCTTTTCTTATATG GGAGAAGATGCAGCATACTCTGATGTGAGAGGATATCCTCGTGCCCGTCTTGACAGTTCTTTTCCAGTTTCGAGCTCAAG CTATGGTGCACATCCCCATGGATTGCCTGGCTCATCTTTGCCATACTATCAGCATCAAAGTGTTGGCTATCCAAGTG GTACTCGCTATGGGGTGGCAGAACATTCAAGCACCTTTCAG AGGCAAGGAGTTCCTCCTCCATATGGAGGCAGTATGTATTCCAGAT ACTCGTGA
- the LOC103990358 gene encoding calmodulin-like protein 8, whose protein sequence is MDLFSEEQITEFYATFCLFDKNGDGCITFEELSTVIKSLGLKPNEGEVHKMISEIDANGNGTIEFHEFLNLMASKLNKGIDSEDELKEAFKVFDKDQNGFISATELRNVMISLGEKLTDEEVAQMIREADLDGDGQVNFEEFVKMMSV, encoded by the exons ATGGATCTCTTCTCGGAGGAACAGATCACCGAGTTCTACGCAACCTTCTGCCTCTTTGACAAGAATGGAGATg GGTGTATCACGTTCGAAGAATTATCGACCGTCATCAAGTCGCTGGGCCTGAAGCCTAACGAAGGAGAGGTGCACAAAATGATCAGCGAAATCGATGCGAATGGCAATGGGACGATAGAATTCCACGAGTTCTTGAACCTGATGGCCAGCAAattaaacaag GGGATTGACTCAGAGGACGAACTCAAAGAGGCCTTCAAAGTCTTCGACAAGGACCAGAATGGCTTCATCTCCGCGACCGAG CTAAGGAACGTGATGATAAGTCTGGGAGAGAAATTAACGGATGAAGAGGTGGCTCAGATGATCAGAGAGGCGGACTTGGATGGAGATGGGCAAGTCAACTTCGAAGAATTTGTGAAGATGATGTCTGTATGA